In Rhodobacter xanthinilyticus, a single window of DNA contains:
- a CDS encoding NAD(P)-dependent oxidoreductase → MAKVAFLGLGVMGFPMAGHLAAAGHQVTVYNRTVSKAEHWVRAKGGEWAATPADAARDCDFVMACVGNDDDLRAVCTGPEGAFAGMKPGAIFVDHTTVSAQVTRELAAAAAAAGLGFVDAPVSGGQAGAENGVLSVMCGGSQADYAAAEPVIAAYAKICRRMGESGAGQLTKMCNQIAIAGLVQGLSESLHFAEKAGLSISDVVEVISQGAAGSWQMANRFKTMEAGEFAFGFAVDWMRKDLGICLATAEETGAGLPVTALVDQFYKDVQAMGGGRWDTSSLIARLRKLS, encoded by the coding sequence ATGGCGAAAGTGGCGTTTCTCGGGCTCGGGGTGATGGGCTTTCCGATGGCGGGGCATCTGGCCGCGGCGGGCCATCAGGTGACGGTCTATAACCGCACCGTCTCGAAGGCCGAACATTGGGTGCGCGCGAAGGGCGGCGAATGGGCGGCGACCCCTGCCGATGCGGCGCGCGATTGCGATTTCGTGATGGCTTGCGTGGGCAATGACGATGACCTGCGCGCGGTTTGCACCGGGCCCGAGGGGGCTTTCGCGGGGATGAAACCGGGCGCGATCTTTGTCGATCACACCACGGTTTCGGCGCAGGTCACGCGCGAGCTCGCGGCGGCGGCCGCGGCGGCGGGGCTCGGCTTTGTCGATGCGCCGGTGTCGGGCGGCCAGGCGGGGGCGGAAAACGGCGTGCTCTCGGTGATGTGCGGGGGCTCGCAGGCCGATTACGCCGCCGCCGAGCCGGTGATCGCGGCTTACGCCAAGATCTGCCGCCGGATGGGCGAGAGCGGCGCGGGCCAGCTCACCAAGATGTGCAACCAGATCGCGATCGCGGGGCTCGTGCAGGGCCTCTCGGAGAGCCTGCATTTCGCCGAGAAGGCGGGGCTCTCGATCTCCGACGTGGTCGAGGTGATCAGCCAGGGCGCCGCGGGCAGCTGGCAGATGGCCAACCGCTTCAAGACGATGGAGGCGGGCGAGTTCGCCTTCGGCTTCGCGGTCGACTGGATGCGCAAGGATCTGGGCATCTGCCTCGCCACCGCCGAGGAAACCGGCGCGGGGCTGCCGGTCACCGCGCTCGTCGATCAGTTCTACAAGGATGTGCAGGCGATGGGCGGCGGGCGCTGGGATACCTCGTCGCTTATTGCGCGGCTGCGCAAGCTCAGCTGA
- a CDS encoding penicillin acylase family protein, whose protein sequence is MYQLFQWMVRIVSAALLALLVAGFFIWYFAARSLPDYNATYEVSGISAPVEIVRSTEDVPHIFGATDRDVFFALGLAHAQDRLWQMTMLRRTVQGRLSEVFGADTLKTDELMRRLDLAGAARKSLAAQDADTRAALEAYAAGVNQWITLVNEGARGRGAPEFFLFDAPIAYWTPEDSLSILKLLAVQLESQIETEVLRARVSMLGQDFVRDILPDMPGQGTAALPDYAALFPGTPRAARVAESAPPPLSPFPGRDFAGASNAFAAAPGRSAAGGSLMANDPHLGLTAPSIWYLARLELASGGVIGGTIPGIPLVLTGRNPRLGWGITSAYVDDLDLHIEALDPARPERYRTPEGWASFTTRREIIQVKDAEPVTITLRWTENGPVIPGGHFNLATITPPDHVVSMSWTALDTADTSMSAGLALMRAGSVAEAAAAGERYIAPAQNLILADQTGVGMVTVGAIPARDPGHVTQGRMPSPGWEAQNRWQGRAPFAKNPRFLDPEGGIVINTNNKTVERPFPDHVSFDWGDSQRVQRLTRLMGEREVHTRESFIAAQLDTVSPAARGLLPLVGADLWFTAAPAPEGTPERMRQRALELLAAWDGEMNEHLPEPLIYAAWMRALQNRLIRDELGPLASEFKHLEPLFIERVFRNTEGAARWCDVMQSAPVESCTDIARIALDEALLALSEKYGPKIESWRWGDAHEAVHQHQVLGRARLFGWLTNIRQSTSGGDFTLMRGMTRGSGAMPFENVHAAGFRGVYDFADPDSSVFIIATGQSGHPFSRHYDDLAELWRRGDYIPMSLDPELARAAAAGITRLEPAPAP, encoded by the coding sequence ATGTATCAGCTCTTCCAATGGATGGTCCGGATCGTTTCGGCGGCGCTTCTGGCGCTGCTCGTCGCGGGCTTCTTCATCTGGTATTTCGCGGCGCGCTCGCTGCCCGATTACAACGCGACCTATGAGGTCTCCGGCATCTCGGCGCCCGTCGAGATCGTGCGCTCGACCGAAGACGTGCCCCATATCTTCGGCGCGACCGACCGCGATGTATTCTTCGCGCTGGGTCTGGCCCATGCGCAGGACCGGCTCTGGCAGATGACCATGCTGCGCCGCACCGTGCAGGGCCGCCTCTCCGAGGTGTTCGGCGCCGATACGCTGAAGACCGATGAGCTGATGCGCCGGCTCGATCTGGCGGGCGCGGCGCGCAAATCGCTTGCCGCCCAGGACGCCGATACCCGCGCCGCCCTCGAGGCCTATGCGGCGGGCGTGAACCAATGGATCACGCTGGTGAACGAAGGCGCGCGCGGCCGTGGCGCGCCGGAGTTCTTCCTCTTCGACGCGCCGATCGCCTATTGGACCCCCGAGGATTCGCTTTCGATCCTGAAACTCCTCGCGGTGCAGCTCGAAAGCCAGATCGAGACCGAGGTCCTGCGCGCCCGCGTCTCGATGCTCGGCCAGGATTTCGTGCGCGACATCCTGCCCGACATGCCCGGCCAGGGCACCGCCGCCCTGCCCGATTATGCCGCCCTCTTCCCCGGCACGCCGCGCGCCGCGCGCGTGGCCGAAAGCGCCCCGCCGCCGCTCTCGCCCTTCCCCGGGCGCGATTTCGCCGGCGCCTCGAACGCATTCGCCGCCGCCCCCGGGCGTTCGGCGGCGGGCGGCTCGCTCATGGCCAACGACCCCCATCTCGGCCTCACCGCCCCCTCGATCTGGTATCTCGCCCGCCTCGAGCTCGCCTCGGGAGGCGTGATCGGCGGCACGATCCCGGGGATCCCGCTGGTGCTCACCGGGCGCAACCCGCGCCTTGGCTGGGGCATCACCTCGGCCTATGTCGACGATCTCGACCTGCATATCGAGGCGCTCGACCCCGCGCGCCCGGAGCGCTACCGCACGCCCGAGGGCTGGGCCAGCTTCACCACCCGCCGCGAGATCATCCAGGTGAAAGACGCCGAGCCCGTCACGATCACCCTGCGCTGGACCGAAAACGGCCCCGTGATCCCCGGCGGGCATTTCAACCTCGCCACCATCACGCCGCCCGATCATGTCGTCTCGATGAGCTGGACCGCGCTCGACACCGCCGATACCTCGATGAGCGCAGGGCTCGCGCTGATGCGCGCGGGCTCGGTGGCCGAGGCCGCGGCGGCGGGCGAGCGCTATATCGCGCCCGCGCAAAACCTGATCCTCGCCGATCAGACCGGGGTGGGCATGGTCACCGTCGGCGCGATCCCCGCGCGCGACCCGGGCCATGTCACCCAAGGGCGGATGCCCTCGCCCGGATGGGAGGCGCAAAACCGCTGGCAGGGCCGCGCCCCCTTCGCCAAGAACCCGCGCTTTCTCGACCCGGAGGGCGGGATCGTGATCAACACCAACAACAAGACCGTCGAGCGCCCCTTCCCCGATCATGTCAGCTTCGACTGGGGCGACAGCCAGCGCGTGCAGCGCCTCACCCGGCTGATGGGCGAGCGCGAGGTCCATACCCGCGAGAGCTTCATCGCCGCCCAGCTCGATACCGTGAGCCCCGCCGCGCGCGGGCTCCTGCCGCTCGTCGGCGCCGATCTGTGGTTCACCGCCGCCCCCGCGCCCGAGGGCACGCCCGAGCGGATGCGCCAACGCGCGCTCGAGCTGCTCGCGGCCTGGGACGGCGAGATGAACGAACACCTCCCCGAGCCGCTGATCTACGCGGCCTGGATGCGGGCGCTGCAAAACCGGCTGATCCGCGACGAGCTCGGCCCGCTCGCGAGCGAGTTCAAACACCTCGAGCCGCTCTTCATCGAACGCGTGTTCCGCAACACCGAAGGCGCGGCCCGCTGGTGCGACGTGATGCAATCGGCGCCGGTCGAGAGCTGCACCGATATCGCGCGGATCGCGCTCGACGAGGCGCTGCTTGCGCTCAGCGAAAAATACGGCCCGAAGATCGAGAGCTGGCGCTGGGGCGATGCCCATGAGGCGGTGCATCAACACCAGGTGCTCGGCCGCGCGCGGCTCTTCGGCTGGCTGACGAATATCCGCCAATCGACCTCGGGGGGCGATTTCACGCTGATGCGCGGCATGACCCGCGGCTCGGGCGCGATGCCGTTCGAGAACGTCCATGCGGCGGGCTTCCGCGGCGTCTATGATTTCGCCGACCCCGACAGCTCGGTCTTCATCATCGCAACCGGTCAATCGGGCCACCCGTTCTCGCGCCATTACGACGATCTGGCGGAACTATGGCGCCGCGGCGACTATATCCCGATGTCGCTCGACCCCGAACTCGCCCGCGCCGCCGCCGCCGGCATCACCCGGCTCGAACCCGCCCCCGCGCCCTGA
- the hflX gene encoding GTPase HflX, whose protein sequence is MTEPVFQRERPTRAYVLHPDLKAQDARRMPEHRLAEAVSLAVALPMLEVVGAEVVRLPKPHAGHLFGTGKLAELKERLAEAEVDLVLVDGPVSPVQQRNLEKEWGVKLLDRTGLILEIFADRARTREGVLQVELAALSYQRTRLVRAWTHLERQRGGLGFVGGPGETQIEADRRAIDDQVVKIRRQLAKVVKTRELHRAARRKVPFPVVALVGYTNAGKSTLFNRMTGADVMAKDMLFATLDPTMRGITLPNGRKVILSDTVGFISELPHELVAAFRATLEEVLEADLILHVRDVAHPETEEQAADVGEILESLGVAEDVALLEVWNKIDALSPSLRAALLAQDARREEVQAVSALTGEGIEALYAAIETRLGEERFDEALILPFEKGRARAWLHEQNVVRSEVETEEGWQLEVNWAASQRARFRAL, encoded by the coding sequence GTGACCGAACCCGTCTTTCAGCGTGAGCGCCCGACCCGGGCCTATGTGCTGCATCCCGATCTGAAGGCGCAGGACGCGCGCCGCATGCCCGAACACCGCCTCGCCGAGGCGGTGTCGCTCGCGGTTGCGCTGCCGATGCTCGAGGTGGTGGGGGCCGAGGTCGTGCGCCTGCCCAAACCCCATGCCGGCCATCTCTTCGGCACCGGCAAGCTGGCCGAGCTGAAAGAGCGCCTCGCCGAGGCCGAGGTCGATCTCGTGCTCGTCGACGGGCCGGTCAGCCCGGTGCAGCAGCGCAACCTCGAGAAGGAATGGGGCGTCAAGCTCCTTGACCGCACCGGGCTCATTCTCGAGATCTTCGCCGATCGCGCCCGCACCCGCGAGGGGGTGCTGCAGGTCGAGCTCGCCGCGCTCTCCTATCAGCGCACGCGGCTGGTGCGCGCCTGGACCCACCTCGAGCGGCAAAGGGGCGGGCTTGGCTTCGTCGGCGGCCCCGGCGAGACCCAGATCGAGGCCGACCGCCGCGCGATCGACGATCAGGTGGTCAAGATCCGCCGCCAACTCGCCAAGGTCGTGAAAACCCGCGAATTGCACCGCGCCGCGCGTCGCAAGGTGCCGTTCCCGGTCGTCGCGCTGGTGGGCTATACGAACGCGGGGAAATCGACGCTGTTCAACCGGATGACTGGCGCCGATGTGATGGCGAAGGACATGCTCTTTGCCACCCTCGACCCGACGATGCGCGGCATCACGCTGCCCAACGGGCGCAAAGTGATCCTCTCGGATACGGTGGGCTTCATCTCCGAGCTGCCCCATGAACTCGTCGCGGCCTTCCGCGCCACGCTCGAAGAGGTGCTCGAGGCCGATCTGATCTTGCATGTGCGCGACGTGGCCCACCCCGAGACCGAGGAACAGGCCGCCGATGTCGGCGAGATCCTCGAGAGCCTCGGCGTGGCCGAGGATGTGGCGCTGCTCGAGGTCTGGAACAAGATCGACGCGCTCTCGCCGAGCCTGCGCGCGGCGCTTCTGGCGCAAGACGCGCGGCGCGAGGAGGTGCAGGCAGTCTCCGCGCTCACCGGCGAGGGGATCGAGGCGCTCTACGCCGCGATCGAGACGCGGCTGGGCGAGGAGCGCTTCGACGAGGCGCTGATCCTGCCCTTCGAGAAGGGGCGCGCGCGGGCCTGGCTGCATGAGCAAAATGTCGTGCGCTCCGAGGTCGAGACCGAAGAGGGCTGGCAGCTCGAGGTGAACTGGGCCGCAAGCCAGCGCGCGCGCTTCCGCGCACTTTGA
- the hfq gene encoding RNA chaperone Hfq, translating into MAADKQNLQDAFLNHVRKTKVPVTIFLINGVKLQGVITWFDNFCVLLRRDGQSQLVYKHAISTIMPGAPISLYEGED; encoded by the coding sequence ATGGCAGCCGATAAACAGAATTTGCAGGACGCGTTCCTTAACCACGTCCGCAAGACCAAGGTGCCGGTCACGATTTTCCTGATCAACGGGGTGAAGCTGCAAGGGGTGATCACCTGGTTCGACAATTTCTGCGTGTTGCTGCGCCGCGATGGCCAGAGCCAGCTCGTCTACAAACATGCGATCTCGACGATCATGCCGGGCGCGCCGATCTCGCTCTATGAGGGCGAGGACTGA